From a single Bremerella cremea genomic region:
- the hisH gene encoding imidazole glycerol phosphate synthase subunit HisH, translated as MITIVDYQMGNLRSVQKAFERTGHEAHITSAPKEIAAATKLVLPGVGACGDAVDELRRRDLVSPIKDQIESGTPFLGICLGLQMLFDVSYEGGEHEGLGILPGEVVKFDLPHGYKVPHMGWNQAKFLHKPPIFDGIDEGTYFYFVHSYYVVPQDKDVVAIEADYGGPFCAAVWKDNLYATQFHPEKSQDAGLAVLKNFAELA; from the coding sequence ATGATCACGATCGTCGACTACCAGATGGGAAATCTGAGAAGTGTCCAGAAAGCGTTCGAGCGAACTGGACACGAAGCTCATATCACCAGCGCCCCCAAAGAAATCGCCGCCGCCACCAAACTGGTGCTGCCCGGCGTAGGGGCCTGTGGCGATGCCGTTGACGAACTTCGCCGTCGCGACCTGGTGAGCCCCATCAAGGATCAAATCGAATCTGGCACCCCTTTTCTCGGGATTTGCCTAGGTTTGCAAATGCTGTTCGATGTGAGCTACGAAGGAGGCGAGCACGAAGGGCTGGGCATATTGCCTGGCGAAGTCGTCAAGTTCGACCTGCCGCATGGCTATAAGGTTCCTCACATGGGCTGGAACCAAGCCAAGTTCCTCCATAAGCCCCCCATTTTCGATGGAATCGACGAAGGAACGTACTTCTACTTCGTTCACTCGTACTACGTGGTCCCCCAAGACAAAGATGTGGTGGCGATTGAAGCGGACTATGGCGGGCCTTTCTGTGCGGCGGTGTGGAAAGACAACCTGTACGCCACGCAGTTCCACCCCGAAAAGAGCCAAGATGCTGGGCTGGCCGTTCTGAAGAACTTCGCCGAGTTGGCGTAA
- the hisA gene encoding 1-(5-phosphoribosyl)-5-[(5-phosphoribosylamino)methylideneamino]imidazole-4-carboxamide isomerase, which yields MEIWPAIDLLGGKCVRLQQGDYNRETIYGDDPAEMAKRWVEEGADCLHLVDLDGAKDGSLKNRDAISAIIHAVNIPCEVGGGIRDEATIEQLLSLGLSRLVIGTKALREPEWFAAMCERFPNKLVLGIDAKEGMVATDGWLEVSTTSAIDLAKTYEHLPIAALIYTDIATDGMLAGPNVPAMQAMKEAVNLPVVASGGVTSVEDVKHLTAAGLDGAIVGRALYENRLTVREAVAAAK from the coding sequence ATGGAAATTTGGCCAGCAATCGATCTTCTCGGCGGAAAATGTGTTCGCCTGCAACAAGGGGACTATAACCGCGAAACGATTTACGGGGACGATCCCGCCGAGATGGCCAAACGCTGGGTCGAAGAAGGTGCCGACTGCCTCCACCTGGTCGACCTGGACGGAGCCAAAGATGGTAGCCTCAAAAATCGCGACGCGATCTCGGCGATCATTCATGCAGTGAACATTCCGTGTGAAGTAGGGGGCGGCATTCGCGACGAAGCGACCATCGAGCAACTTCTCTCCCTTGGCCTAAGCCGCTTAGTCATCGGTACGAAAGCCCTCCGCGAGCCAGAGTGGTTCGCCGCGATGTGCGAACGTTTCCCCAATAAGCTGGTCCTGGGAATCGACGCCAAAGAAGGGATGGTCGCCACCGACGGCTGGCTGGAAGTAAGCACCACCTCGGCGATCGACCTAGCGAAGACCTACGAACACCTTCCCATCGCCGCTTTAATCTACACCGACATCGCCACCGACGGTATGTTGGCCGGCCCCAATGTCCCGGCCATGCAAGCGATGAAAGAAGCGGTCAATCTGCCGGTGGTTGCCTCTGGCGGGGTCACTTCCGTCGAGGACGTGAAGCACCTCACCGCAGCTGGGCTCGACGGAGCAATTGTCGGTCGGGCTCTGTACGAAAACCGCTTAACCGTTCGCGAAGCGGTCGCCGCCGCTAAATAG
- a CDS encoding elongation factor G, whose protein sequence is MATCVSETVRDIVLCGHGSTGKTSLIDRLLEITHAVDGTHSVDEGTSVCDFEPEEKAHHLSIEATLAHFEHQGLRFNVIDAPGYPDFIGQTISGMRGADTAMIVIDAHAGIAVNTRRVFQEAEKAGIGRMIVINKIDAEHVDFAELMQSIRETFGQACVPINFPRLENGSIVGVVELLDEKANTANTPIDPAIYKESLVEAAIEADETWMERYFEGEVPSNDDLKGLIPQAVAAGTLIPIVCCSIKKGVGISQLMDAMALCSLPPTMVHRTAKTHDGNEIEVTGDPNGPLVAQVFQTRIDPFVQKLSYIRVYNGTLRKDMTLPTSNGKKGLRIGQLLDVQANHLVPIDEAKPGDIVAVAKMEQLHTGTNEGSVELPEIDFPQPMVGVAIRPKSHNDEAKLSVALHKLVEEDPTIRVEHDEETHELVLRGMSELHLSLIQERLARRDHLEIETYEPRIPYRESITYRADGFYRHKKQSGGRGQFGEVHIRVQPLPRGTDIATFATKANFPNLKHVHYFDSMNFLWIDSIVGASIPGGFMPAVEKGLIERVQKGVLAGYPLQDVCVEVHYGKHHPVDSSETAFRIAASAALRDVCKKAGPQLLEPMVEMHVTVPIDCVGDICSDMATRRGQISGTEDAGANMQTIVCVAPLAEISSYARSLSSLTGGQGTYSLHFAHYAPLPIHLQEKHQYHLQEEEELV, encoded by the coding sequence ATGGCTACCTGTGTTTCAGAGACCGTCCGCGATATTGTGCTATGCGGTCATGGCTCGACCGGAAAGACGAGCCTGATTGACCGCCTACTTGAGATAACCCACGCGGTGGACGGCACGCATAGCGTGGATGAAGGAACGAGTGTTTGTGATTTCGAGCCAGAGGAAAAGGCTCACCATCTTTCCATCGAGGCGACTCTCGCCCACTTCGAGCATCAAGGACTTCGCTTTAACGTCATCGACGCTCCTGGCTACCCTGACTTCATCGGGCAGACCATCTCTGGCATGCGAGGCGCCGACACCGCCATGATCGTCATCGACGCGCACGCCGGCATCGCCGTCAACACGCGGCGGGTCTTTCAAGAGGCCGAAAAAGCGGGCATCGGTCGCATGATTGTCATCAACAAAATCGATGCCGAGCATGTTGATTTCGCCGAACTAATGCAATCGATCCGCGAGACGTTTGGCCAGGCTTGTGTGCCGATCAATTTCCCCCGACTAGAAAATGGCTCGATCGTTGGTGTCGTTGAACTTTTGGATGAAAAGGCCAACACTGCGAACACCCCCATCGATCCAGCCATCTATAAAGAGTCGCTCGTCGAAGCGGCAATAGAAGCGGACGAAACTTGGATGGAACGGTATTTCGAGGGCGAAGTGCCTTCTAACGATGACCTGAAGGGGTTGATTCCCCAAGCGGTCGCCGCCGGCACGCTGATTCCCATCGTTTGCTGCAGCATTAAGAAAGGGGTTGGCATCTCCCAGTTGATGGACGCGATGGCATTATGCTCGTTGCCACCCACAATGGTCCATCGCACAGCGAAAACGCACGACGGAAACGAAATCGAGGTCACTGGCGATCCTAACGGGCCTCTGGTCGCTCAAGTGTTCCAAACCCGGATCGATCCCTTCGTGCAGAAGCTAAGCTATATCCGCGTTTACAACGGTACGCTGCGCAAAGACATGACGTTGCCAACTTCCAACGGCAAAAAAGGGCTCCGGATTGGGCAACTGCTGGACGTGCAAGCAAACCACTTAGTCCCCATCGACGAGGCCAAACCGGGCGATATCGTCGCTGTGGCTAAAATGGAACAGCTTCACACCGGGACCAACGAGGGGTCAGTCGAACTGCCTGAGATCGATTTTCCGCAACCGATGGTGGGCGTGGCAATTCGTCCCAAGAGCCACAACGACGAAGCCAAGCTGAGCGTGGCGTTGCACAAGCTGGTTGAAGAAGATCCCACCATCCGTGTCGAACATGACGAAGAGACGCACGAACTGGTGCTGCGAGGCATGAGTGAACTCCACTTGTCGCTCATTCAGGAACGCCTGGCACGGCGCGACCATCTTGAAATTGAAACGTACGAGCCACGCATTCCGTATCGCGAGTCGATCACCTATCGGGCAGATGGTTTCTATCGTCACAAGAAGCAATCGGGCGGGCGTGGTCAATTTGGCGAGGTCCACATCCGGGTGCAACCGCTCCCGCGCGGGACTGATATCGCTACGTTTGCCACAAAGGCGAACTTTCCGAATCTGAAGCATGTCCATTACTTCGATTCAATGAATTTCCTCTGGATCGATTCGATCGTCGGTGCCTCGATTCCTGGCGGCTTTATGCCGGCCGTTGAAAAAGGGCTGATCGAACGTGTCCAGAAGGGCGTGCTGGCAGGTTACCCGCTGCAAGATGTGTGTGTGGAAGTGCACTACGGGAAGCATCATCCGGTCGATAGCAGCGAAACGGCATTCCGCATTGCGGCATCGGCAGCCCTGCGCGATGTTTGCAAAAAAGCGGGACCGCAGCTTTTAGAGCCGATGGTCGAAATGCACGTGACGGTCCCGATCGACTGCGTCGGAGACATCTGCAGCGACATGGCAACGCGTCGCGGGCAGATCTCCGGCACGGAAGACGCCGGCGCGAATATGCAAACGATTGTCTGCGTCGCTCCGTTGGCCGAGATTTCGTCGTACGCTCGCTCGCTTTCCAGCCTCACAGGAGGGCAGGGGACCTATAGCTTGCACTTCGCCCATTACGCTCCACTTCCGATTCACTTACAAGAGAAGCATCAATATCACCTGCAAGAAGAGGAGGAACTCGTTTAG
- a CDS encoding serine O-acetyltransferase, whose product MASDARLKEDLPTLTDRIVSTYQQIGKINHLGHCPLPNYDVVISIVEDLKEIIYPGYQRREGLHMGNITYHVGDLVDSLHDKLTTQIARALRHDERVNAKKDPCNPLEETDYDAKGQAMAIEFLNRVPDLREILATDVQAAYDGDPACANLDEVIFCYPGLEAITVYRVANTLYRLGVPFIPRMMTEWAHKQTGIDIHPGATIGSYFFIDHGTGVVIGQTCEIGKHVKLYQGVTLGALSFDTDNEGNIVRGIKRHPTIEDHVVIYANATVLGGRTTVGNHSVIGSSVWLTRSVDPHTTVLLEKPRLRLRSEAVGNIEEELNFQI is encoded by the coding sequence ATGGCTTCCGATGCTCGCTTAAAAGAAGATCTTCCCACCCTGACCGATCGCATCGTCAGCACCTATCAGCAGATCGGCAAGATCAACCACCTGGGGCACTGCCCGCTGCCCAACTACGACGTGGTGATCTCGATCGTCGAAGACCTGAAAGAGATCATCTACCCTGGCTATCAACGCCGCGAAGGGTTGCACATGGGGAATATCACCTACCATGTGGGGGATCTCGTCGATAGCTTGCACGATAAGCTAACCACGCAAATCGCCCGGGCCCTGCGCCACGACGAAAGAGTGAACGCCAAGAAAGATCCCTGCAATCCACTGGAAGAGACCGACTACGACGCCAAGGGCCAGGCCATGGCCATCGAGTTCCTCAACCGCGTGCCTGACTTACGTGAAATCTTGGCGACCGATGTCCAAGCCGCTTACGACGGCGACCCAGCGTGTGCTAACTTGGACGAAGTCATCTTTTGCTATCCCGGTCTAGAAGCGATCACCGTTTATCGTGTTGCCAACACACTGTACCGCCTAGGCGTACCGTTCATTCCGCGCATGATGACCGAGTGGGCCCACAAGCAAACCGGCATCGATATCCACCCAGGGGCAACGATTGGAAGTTACTTCTTCATCGATCACGGTACCGGTGTGGTCATTGGCCAGACTTGCGAAATCGGCAAGCACGTGAAGTTGTATCAGGGCGTGACGCTCGGAGCGTTGTCGTTCGATACTGACAACGAAGGTAACATCGTCCGGGGTATAAAACGGCACCCGACGATCGAAGATCATGTGGTGATCTATGCCAACGCCACCGTCCTGGGCGGCAGGACCACGGTAGGAAATCACAGCGTGATCGGTTCCAGCGTCTGGCTGACCCGCAGTGTTGATCCTCACACCACCGTGCTGCTAGAAAAGCCTCGCCTCCGGCTTCGCTCGGAAGCGGTCGGCAACATCGAGGAAGAACTCAACTTTCAGATCTAA
- a CDS encoding YfhO family protein gives MPSQKVPFADRPFPLHRVRKWLGIWLPFILLSVFFFGGSFVRLEQFVFRDAAHFYYPLFHEVTRQWKAGEIPLWSPWDGIGAPLAADATPSVFYPGKLLLLMPLGFDFGMRMYLLTHYFLAYSGIYLAARTWKCSQSAAVLAAVAYAFGGPLLSYHSNIIFLVGSSWLPWALLCGWSLARRPALLPGIGLACSLAMMVLGGDPQLAFNTMMMLSLAAVFFVLPWRAPGSWPTWFRWRTFRLAALIGCACLAFGLSAIQILPTSQWATRSVRGTSHQPRNLYEVTSTAIQGKEVAWDNLLGNPHAGQHARHSYDFSVAPWAWPEMFSANFRGKLYPRNERWTRAIPAEGRIWFQSVFLGSMVCFLAGVSLFRRSSQRVDRWLAAIGLFGFLTSLGWYGLGWIILEIGYALGWDGAGLPVGAPFGGLYWLLNIVVPKFAEFRYPAKWWIFVALAVPILAGRGLDTIRLSRRGFLGIVSLAVIGGVLGGTLWMVAPVLASALPAVPNDALFGPLDAAAGISQMATGILLAIAALSLGVVAIFFLPRRLAACLVIVLACAELALGNRWILVTAPQSLWHNNGFERTAEPFNPRAMFYGGYYDRKENHYPESFASTGSDNRMIEGLKIDRSTEFPRYHLIRPSRNAPAVVSIRPRDYETLWNVATKEKYKDLVRNMFAIYPYGIQTYPPVWWQNQVAWHVPVDDTSAVDCRKGTHEILDQMQAMNMPQVGPAVDVNYPSREYTAWDKDYWYPTVLEAEEEDRLTVPPQPARAIVFSRYERSRAGQIATELVDSQAGWVVFREYYDPGWQCEIVGRNGQTRTAVPVYRANRVMMAVPVEAGDSLVTLTYWPREFVIGAIISAVSWLALLVTLISIPLFRLWPRGGRR, from the coding sequence ATGCCCAGCCAGAAAGTACCTTTTGCCGACCGCCCTTTTCCGCTTCATCGTGTACGAAAGTGGCTAGGGATCTGGTTGCCGTTTATTCTCTTGTCGGTTTTCTTCTTTGGCGGCAGCTTTGTTCGCTTGGAACAGTTCGTGTTCCGCGATGCAGCGCACTTCTATTACCCTCTCTTCCATGAAGTAACACGTCAGTGGAAAGCGGGCGAGATTCCGCTTTGGTCCCCTTGGGATGGAATTGGAGCTCCTTTAGCTGCGGATGCCACCCCCAGTGTCTTTTATCCTGGCAAGCTGTTGTTGCTGATGCCGCTGGGATTTGATTTTGGAATGCGGATGTATCTGCTGACGCATTACTTCCTTGCATACTCTGGGATTTATCTTGCGGCGCGAACCTGGAAATGCTCGCAGTCGGCCGCCGTTTTAGCGGCGGTTGCTTATGCGTTCGGTGGTCCGCTGTTGAGTTATCACTCGAATATCATCTTCCTTGTCGGTTCTTCTTGGTTGCCCTGGGCTTTGCTGTGTGGCTGGAGCTTGGCTCGCCGCCCTGCCCTGCTGCCTGGCATCGGTCTCGCGTGCAGCTTGGCGATGATGGTACTGGGGGGCGATCCGCAGTTGGCATTTAATACGATGATGATGCTTTCTCTGGCGGCGGTATTTTTTGTGTTGCCGTGGCGTGCTCCAGGTAGTTGGCCTACTTGGTTCCGCTGGCGGACGTTTCGTCTGGCGGCGTTAATCGGCTGTGCTTGTTTGGCGTTTGGGCTCTCGGCGATTCAAATCTTGCCGACGAGCCAGTGGGCGACACGCAGCGTAAGGGGAACGAGCCATCAGCCACGTAATCTCTACGAGGTGACGTCAACCGCGATCCAAGGGAAGGAAGTGGCGTGGGATAATTTGCTGGGCAATCCGCACGCAGGACAGCATGCTCGGCACAGCTACGATTTCAGTGTTGCCCCATGGGCCTGGCCGGAGATGTTCAGCGCAAACTTTCGCGGCAAGTTGTACCCACGCAACGAGCGCTGGACGCGAGCGATTCCGGCTGAAGGACGAATCTGGTTTCAATCCGTTTTCCTCGGTTCGATGGTTTGTTTTCTTGCGGGAGTAAGTCTCTTTCGCCGGTCGTCGCAGCGCGTAGATCGGTGGTTGGCCGCGATCGGCCTATTCGGTTTTCTAACCAGCTTGGGCTGGTATGGCCTCGGATGGATCATTTTGGAAATCGGCTATGCGTTGGGTTGGGATGGGGCAGGTTTACCGGTGGGGGCACCATTTGGTGGGCTCTATTGGCTGCTCAACATCGTGGTACCAAAGTTCGCTGAGTTCCGTTATCCGGCTAAGTGGTGGATCTTTGTTGCCCTAGCAGTGCCGATCCTTGCTGGTCGCGGTCTCGATACCATTCGTCTCTCCAGGCGTGGTTTTCTCGGCATAGTGTCGCTTGCTGTGATAGGGGGCGTGCTGGGCGGGACTCTGTGGATGGTTGCCCCTGTGTTGGCCTCGGCATTGCCTGCGGTACCTAACGATGCTCTCTTCGGCCCGCTGGATGCTGCTGCTGGGATATCGCAGATGGCGACGGGAATTCTCCTGGCAATAGCCGCACTTAGCCTGGGAGTAGTGGCGATCTTCTTTCTTCCTCGGCGTTTGGCTGCTTGTTTGGTGATCGTGTTGGCATGCGCTGAACTGGCGCTTGGCAATCGATGGATTCTCGTGACGGCGCCGCAAAGCTTGTGGCATAACAACGGGTTTGAAAGAACCGCCGAGCCGTTCAATCCACGAGCGATGTTTTATGGTGGCTACTACGACCGGAAGGAGAACCACTATCCCGAATCGTTCGCGAGCACGGGTTCCGATAATCGGATGATCGAGGGGCTGAAGATCGATCGAAGTACCGAGTTTCCACGCTACCATCTGATTAGACCATCGCGGAACGCACCTGCTGTGGTGAGTATTCGTCCACGCGATTATGAAACGCTTTGGAATGTGGCGACGAAAGAGAAGTACAAAGATCTCGTCAGAAATATGTTCGCCATTTATCCCTATGGGATTCAGACCTATCCTCCTGTTTGGTGGCAAAACCAAGTCGCGTGGCATGTTCCGGTGGATGACACTTCCGCTGTTGACTGCCGGAAGGGAACGCATGAAATCCTCGATCAAATGCAAGCGATGAATATGCCTCAAGTCGGGCCAGCGGTCGACGTGAACTATCCGTCCCGCGAGTACACCGCATGGGATAAAGACTACTGGTATCCCACGGTATTAGAGGCGGAAGAAGAGGATCGCCTAACCGTGCCACCACAGCCGGCTAGGGCCATTGTTTTTTCTCGGTACGAGCGAAGCCGGGCCGGACAGATTGCTACCGAGTTAGTCGACAGCCAGGCGGGTTGGGTGGTGTTTCGCGAATACTATGATCCCGGCTGGCAGTGCGAAATCGTCGGTAGAAATGGCCAGACACGAACGGCGGTTCCGGTCTATCGAGCCAATCGCGTGATGATGGCCGTGCCGGTGGAAGCGGGGGACAGTCTTGTGACTCTGACTTACTGGCCCCGCGAGTTTGTTATCGGGGCCATCATCTCAGCAGTGTCTTGGCTGGCACTTCTAGTCACATTGATTAGCATTCCCCTATTTCGCTTATGGCCACGGGGTGGACGACGTTAG
- a CDS encoding FHA domain-containing protein, whose amino-acid sequence MGRDSLKQASSRDRLLHNRAGDAELLITRGQASFRIRHIESSVYMLGSGSECDLVLGDDQFPELYAYILRTNEGYQIRCLDAEPVLTVNAEDTLLCRLNNGDRIRCGPYEFRFHQAAASSSRPAEAKKLSPAAQAKTNWVATDGQGQTGVAAVRRLIHDIQAKVGNSGWQTSQHRRSA is encoded by the coding sequence ATGGGGCGAGATTCTCTTAAACAGGCATCATCACGCGACCGGTTGTTACATAACCGGGCAGGTGACGCTGAACTGTTAATTACACGGGGACAAGCAAGTTTCCGAATTCGGCATATCGAGTCTTCGGTTTACATGCTGGGGTCTGGCTCGGAATGCGACCTCGTATTGGGCGACGACCAGTTTCCTGAACTGTACGCCTATATCCTGCGTACAAACGAGGGATATCAAATCCGTTGTTTAGATGCAGAGCCTGTGTTAACGGTCAACGCTGAAGACACCTTGCTGTGTCGGCTGAACAACGGCGATCGCATTCGGTGTGGTCCCTATGAATTCCGTTTTCATCAAGCGGCCGCTTCATCTAGTCGGCCCGCTGAGGCGAAGAAGTTGTCGCCTGCAGCTCAGGCCAAAACGAATTGGGTGGCAACCGACGGCCAAGGCCAAACGGGAGTTGCTGCCGTGCGACGCTTGATTCATGACATCCAAGCCAAAGTCGGTAACTCAGGCTGGCAAACATCCCAACACCGCCGATCCGCCTGA
- the atpC gene encoding ATP synthase F1 subunit epsilon: MPSIQCIVVTPEKTALETTADFISLPLADGEMGIGENHAPMIGRLGYGEMRFRSSGQTQKLYIDGGFVQIANNEVTILTGKAIPCDEINLEQAEKQLEEASKAVAPTAELAAIKTRNIEQARAQIRSAKQAR, translated from the coding sequence GTGCCTTCCATCCAATGCATCGTGGTCACCCCTGAGAAGACCGCTCTGGAAACAACGGCTGACTTTATCTCCCTCCCCTTGGCGGACGGCGAGATGGGGATTGGTGAAAACCATGCCCCTATGATCGGTCGACTTGGCTACGGCGAAATGCGATTTCGCTCGTCAGGCCAAACCCAGAAGCTTTATATTGACGGTGGATTCGTCCAAATTGCCAACAACGAGGTTACTATCTTGACCGGTAAGGCAATCCCCTGCGATGAGATCAACCTGGAACAGGCGGAGAAACAGTTGGAGGAAGCCTCGAAAGCGGTTGCTCCGACTGCCGAACTGGCTGCCATCAAAACACGAAATATCGAGCAAGCCCGGGCTCAAATCCGCTCGGCTAAGCAAGCTCGCTAA
- the atpD gene encoding F0F1 ATP synthase subunit beta, which produces MATATEQKIGKITQVIGSTFDAEFSDGALPAIYNAVKVNGDYKGVTINLTGEVQQHLGGNRVRCVALGSTDGLIRGLDCVDTGKPISVPVGKATLGRVFNVTGDAIDGRGPVDAETYMPIHRPAPAVDELSTSTEVFETGIKVIDLLTPFVRGGKAGLFGGAGLGKTVILTELIARIASAHGGFSVFAGVGERTREGTDLWLEMQETEIGTTGRYVIEQTCMVFGQMNEPPGARLRVAMSALTMAEHFRDATGTDTLLFVDNIFRFSQAGSEVSALLGRMPSAVGYQPTLATEMGALQERIASTKKGAITSVQAVYVPADDPTDPAPATAFGQLDAFIYLERSISEKGIYPAVDPLASSSRILDPQYVGERHYAIARRVQTTLQRYRELQDIIAILGIDELSESDKIIVHRARRIERFLSQPFLVAEKFIGKPGEITPLADTIRSFEEICDGKWDHLPESAFMYVGSIEQAEEQARKMATEKR; this is translated from the coding sequence ATGGCGACTGCGACCGAACAGAAAATCGGAAAGATCACCCAGGTCATCGGTTCGACCTTCGACGCTGAATTCAGCGACGGCGCTCTCCCGGCGATCTACAACGCCGTGAAAGTGAACGGTGATTATAAGGGTGTCACGATCAACCTGACCGGAGAGGTGCAGCAGCACCTGGGTGGCAATCGCGTTCGTTGCGTTGCCCTGGGTAGCACGGACGGCTTGATCCGTGGTTTGGATTGTGTCGATACCGGCAAGCCGATTTCGGTTCCGGTTGGCAAGGCTACCCTTGGTCGCGTGTTCAATGTCACCGGTGATGCGATCGATGGTCGCGGTCCGGTTGACGCTGAAACCTACATGCCGATTCATCGCCCTGCCCCGGCTGTTGACGAGTTGTCGACCAGCACGGAAGTGTTCGAGACCGGTATTAAGGTGATCGACCTGCTTACCCCGTTCGTTCGTGGTGGTAAAGCTGGGCTGTTCGGTGGTGCTGGTCTGGGTAAGACCGTTATTCTCACCGAGTTGATCGCTCGTATCGCATCGGCTCACGGTGGTTTCTCGGTGTTTGCTGGCGTGGGGGAACGGACTCGTGAAGGGACCGACCTCTGGCTGGAAATGCAGGAAACCGAAATCGGTACCACCGGCCGTTACGTTATCGAACAAACCTGTATGGTGTTCGGTCAGATGAACGAGCCGCCAGGTGCCCGTCTTCGCGTGGCAATGAGTGCTCTGACCATGGCTGAGCATTTTCGCGATGCCACCGGGACCGATACACTGTTATTTGTTGACAACATCTTCCGCTTCTCGCAAGCAGGTTCTGAAGTGTCTGCACTTCTGGGACGTATGCCTTCTGCGGTGGGTTATCAGCCGACGTTGGCCACGGAAATGGGTGCCCTCCAGGAACGAATTGCTTCGACCAAGAAGGGGGCTATTACCTCGGTGCAAGCGGTTTACGTGCCGGCGGACGATCCGACCGACCCGGCCCCAGCTACGGCGTTCGGTCAGTTGGACGCGTTCATTTACCTGGAACGATCGATTTCGGAAAAGGGGATTTATCCGGCTGTGGATCCGCTGGCATCGTCCAGCCGTATTCTCGATCCGCAGTACGTGGGCGAACGCCATTACGCAATCGCTCGCCGCGTGCAAACTACCCTTCAGCGTTATCGCGAATTGCAAGACATTATCGCGATTCTCGGTATCGACGAATTGAGCGAATCGGACAAAATCATCGTCCACCGTGCTCGTCGTATCGAACGCTTCCTCTCGCAACCGTTCCTCGTGGCTGAAAAGTTTATCGGCAAGCCAGGTGAAATCACCCCGTTGGCCGATACGATCCGCAGCTTTGAAGAAATCTGCGATGGTAAGTGGGATCACCTACCGGAATCGGCATTTATGTACGTTGGTTCGATCGAACAGGCAGAAGAACAAGCCCGTAAGATGGCTACGGAGAAGCGTTAA
- the atpG gene encoding ATP synthase F1 subunit gamma, which yields MANPRTLDKRRKSVRNIKKITRTMELIATARFKQAMDRASAATAFTQRITQLVKDLTATDLEFQHPLLEKRESKKKAVLLVLTSNRGLCGGYNGNICRASFPRLKELREEYGEVELWISGKKGISIFRIQRKLSPTKAFFNFEDKPRYEEVETIAVDLLDAFQGKQIDRLDVAYMKFVSTSRQQPAVETLLPLSGLEGAAETGAPQEEPATGSMYEFIPSAESILEEVVPTSFKVKLFKCFLDAAVCEQIARRVAMKAATENANDLIKFLSREYNRARQSRITNEIMEIIGGVEALASS from the coding sequence ATGGCCAATCCAAGAACCCTCGATAAACGCCGCAAGTCGGTTCGCAATATCAAGAAGATTACGCGAACGATGGAGCTCATCGCCACGGCCCGCTTTAAGCAGGCCATGGACCGAGCCTCTGCCGCTACGGCGTTCACGCAGCGGATCACGCAGTTGGTAAAGGACCTAACCGCGACCGATCTCGAATTCCAGCATCCCCTTTTGGAGAAGCGCGAATCGAAGAAGAAGGCCGTGCTGTTGGTGCTCACCTCGAACCGCGGTCTGTGTGGCGGCTACAACGGCAACATTTGCCGAGCTTCGTTCCCACGTTTGAAAGAACTGCGGGAAGAATACGGCGAAGTCGAATTGTGGATCTCTGGCAAGAAGGGGATTTCGATTTTCCGTATACAACGGAAGCTTAGTCCTACCAAAGCCTTCTTTAACTTTGAAGATAAGCCACGCTACGAAGAAGTTGAGACGATTGCGGTCGACTTGCTAGATGCCTTCCAAGGCAAGCAAATCGATCGCTTGGACGTCGCTTATATGAAGTTCGTCTCCACTTCCCGGCAACAGCCGGCTGTGGAAACATTGCTTCCTTTGAGTGGTTTGGAAGGTGCGGCCGAAACGGGTGCCCCGCAAGAAGAGCCTGCCACGGGGTCGATGTACGAGTTCATTCCTTCGGCCGAAAGCATCCTAGAAGAAGTCGTTCCGACCAGCTTCAAGGTGAAATTGTTCAAGTGCTTCCTTGATGCCGCTGTGTGCGAACAAATCGCACGACGTGTCGCCATGAAGGCAGCAACCGAGAATGCAAACGATCTGATCAAGTTCCTGTCTCGCGAATATAACCGCGCACGTCAGAGCCGGATCACCAACGAAATTATGGAAATCATCGGCGGCGTTGAAGCTCTCGCGAGCTCCTAA